Proteins co-encoded in one Cytophaga hutchinsonii ATCC 33406 genomic window:
- the hisIE gene encoding bifunctional phosphoribosyl-AMP cyclohydrolase/phosphoribosyl-ATP diphosphatase HisIE, with protein MNIDFQKGGGLVPVIIQDAVTRNVLMLGYMNEEAYTKTKAEGKVTFFSRTKNRLWTKGETTGHFLHVVDIKIDCDNDTLLIKVKPDGPTCHTGTDTCWSEVNSGRTFFIEKLANVIKDRRNNPTDVSYTASLFKKGINKIAQKVGEEAVEIVIEAKDNNDDLFKGEAADLLYHYLILLEAKNIPLDDVIQVLESRQK; from the coding sequence ATGAATATTGATTTTCAAAAAGGCGGCGGATTAGTACCCGTGATCATTCAGGATGCAGTAACCAGAAATGTACTCATGCTGGGCTATATGAATGAAGAAGCCTATACAAAGACCAAAGCAGAAGGTAAAGTAACGTTCTTCAGCAGAACCAAAAACCGTCTCTGGACAAAAGGCGAAACAACAGGCCATTTTCTGCATGTGGTGGATATTAAAATTGACTGCGATAACGATACCTTACTTATTAAAGTGAAACCTGATGGTCCGACCTGCCATACGGGTACAGATACCTGCTGGTCGGAAGTGAACAGCGGCAGAACTTTCTTTATCGAGAAGCTGGCAAACGTGATCAAAGACCGCCGCAACAATCCTACAGACGTTTCTTACACGGCATCGCTGTTTAAAAAAGGCATCAATAAGATTGCGCAGAAAGTAGGCGAGGAAGCGGTTGAAATTGTGATCGAAGCAAAAGACAATAACGACGACCTGTTTAAAGGCGAAGCAGCAGATCTCCTATACCATTACCTGATCCTGCTGGAAGCGAAGAATATTCCGCTGGATGACGTGATTCAAGTGCTGGAGTCAAGACAGAAGTAA
- a CDS encoding Tex family protein, whose product MSKVEISVLHVHVVAAELSVSTKQVEATIELLDEGATVPFISRYRKEITGSMDEVQIAAIRDRFEQLRELDKRRESILKSIQEQGKLTPELEEKIKVAGTMTELEDLYLPYKQKRKTRASIAKEKGLEPLATLILEQANTDLDGEAAKFIDTEKGVNTLEEALAGARDIIAELINEDQQARASVRQLFNEKGTIKSRVFPGKENEGQKYRDYFEWEEPIAKTPSHRLLAMRRGEKEGFLMLDIAPVEEDAIEILDRQFVQGRGVCADQVKLAAKDAYKRLLKPSMETEVRMGTKNKADEEAIRVFSDNLKQLLLSSPLGQKNVLALDPGFRSGCKVVCLDRQGKLLEETVVYPHEPQRQTHQSAAVIMALCQKHAIEAISIGNGTAGRETEAFVKGLGLPNEILIVMVNESGASVYSASDVAREEFPEYDVTVRGAVSIGRRLMDPLAELVKIDPKAIGVGQYQHDVDQTALKKSLDEVVISSVNLVGVEVNTASKQLLTYVSGLGPQLAQNIIDYRNTNGPFKSRADIKKVARMGDKAFEQSAGFLRVRDAENPLDRSAVHPESYPVVERMAKDLGASVTDIMKSKELRQKIVLKNYVSETVGLPTLQDIFQELDKPGRDPRQTFEVFEFAEGVKEMKDLRPGMKLPGIITNVTKFGVFVDIGVHQDGLIHISHLSDRFISDPSEVVKVQQKVQVTVLEVDEARKRISLSMKGDAGGAVRHGGSKGAGGAKKEKEVEGDMQSKLNMLMSKFKN is encoded by the coding sequence ATGAGTAAAGTGGAGATTTCTGTACTGCATGTACATGTAGTGGCAGCTGAATTAAGTGTCAGCACCAAACAAGTAGAAGCAACGATCGAATTATTGGATGAAGGTGCAACCGTACCGTTCATTTCCCGCTACCGGAAAGAGATCACCGGCAGCATGGATGAAGTACAGATTGCCGCCATCCGCGATCGCTTTGAACAGCTGCGTGAACTGGATAAACGCAGAGAAAGTATTTTGAAATCCATTCAGGAACAAGGAAAGCTTACACCTGAATTAGAAGAAAAAATTAAAGTAGCCGGTACCATGACTGAGCTGGAAGATTTATACCTTCCATACAAACAGAAAAGAAAAACCCGTGCAAGCATTGCCAAAGAAAAAGGTCTGGAGCCGTTAGCTACCCTTATTCTGGAACAGGCAAATACAGACCTGGATGGGGAAGCAGCGAAATTTATAGATACTGAAAAGGGTGTGAACACGCTCGAAGAAGCATTGGCTGGGGCACGGGATATCATTGCAGAACTGATCAATGAAGACCAGCAGGCGCGTGCTTCGGTACGTCAGCTGTTCAACGAAAAAGGAACGATCAAATCCCGCGTGTTTCCGGGTAAAGAAAACGAAGGACAGAAATACCGCGATTACTTTGAGTGGGAAGAGCCGATTGCGAAAACGCCTTCGCACCGCCTGCTTGCCATGCGCAGAGGCGAGAAGGAAGGCTTCCTGATGCTTGACATCGCACCGGTAGAAGAGGATGCGATAGAGATCCTGGATCGTCAGTTTGTACAGGGCAGAGGAGTTTGCGCCGATCAGGTGAAGCTTGCTGCCAAAGATGCCTACAAGCGGTTGCTGAAACCATCCATGGAAACGGAAGTGCGCATGGGTACCAAGAACAAAGCCGATGAAGAAGCGATTCGTGTTTTCTCCGACAACTTAAAACAGCTGTTGCTTTCTTCTCCGCTGGGACAGAAAAATGTTCTGGCCTTAGATCCAGGCTTCCGTTCAGGGTGCAAGGTTGTGTGCTTAGACAGGCAAGGTAAATTACTGGAAGAAACGGTTGTGTATCCGCACGAGCCGCAACGCCAGACACACCAGTCTGCAGCCGTGATTATGGCGCTGTGTCAGAAACATGCCATTGAAGCCATCTCTATCGGTAACGGTACAGCAGGGCGCGAAACCGAAGCTTTTGTAAAGGGGTTGGGTTTGCCGAACGAAATATTAATTGTAATGGTGAACGAAAGCGGTGCCTCGGTGTATTCCGCATCCGACGTGGCACGCGAAGAGTTTCCGGAATACGATGTTACGGTAAGAGGCGCGGTTTCTATCGGCCGCCGTTTGATGGACCCATTGGCAGAGCTTGTAAAGATTGATCCGAAAGCCATTGGTGTTGGTCAATACCAGCACGATGTAGATCAGACAGCTTTAAAGAAAAGCCTGGATGAAGTGGTAATCAGTTCGGTGAACTTAGTAGGTGTGGAAGTAAACACCGCAAGTAAGCAGCTGTTGACGTACGTTTCAGGCCTTGGTCCGCAGCTGGCACAAAACATTATTGATTACAGAAATACAAACGGCCCGTTTAAATCACGTGCAGATATTAAAAAAGTAGCACGTATGGGCGACAAAGCGTTTGAACAGTCGGCAGGTTTCTTACGCGTACGTGATGCAGAAAATCCACTGGACAGAAGTGCGGTGCACCCGGAAAGCTATCCGGTAGTAGAGCGTATGGCCAAAGATTTAGGTGCTTCTGTAACCGATATCATGAAGAGCAAAGAGCTGCGTCAGAAAATTGTATTAAAGAATTACGTAAGCGAAACCGTTGGTTTACCGACGCTTCAGGATATCTTCCAGGAACTGGATAAACCGGGCCGTGATCCGCGCCAGACCTTTGAAGTGTTTGAATTCGCCGAAGGAGTGAAGGAAATGAAAGACCTGCGTCCGGGTATGAAACTGCCGGGCATCATCACCAATGTCACCAAGTTTGGTGTGTTTGTAGATATAGGCGTACACCAGGATGGTTTGATCCACATCAGTCACCTGAGCGACCGTTTTATCTCTGACCCCTCAGAAGTAGTTAAAGTACAGCAGAAAGTACAGGTAACGGTACTTGAAGTAGATGAAGCACGCAAGCGGATCAGCTTATCCATGAAAGGGGATGCGGGCGGAGCTGTCCGCCACGGCGGATCAAAAGGTGCAGGCGGCGCGAAGAAAGAAAAAGAAGTAGAAGGCGACATGCAATCGAAACTGAATATGCTGATGTCGAAATTCAAGAATTAA
- a CDS encoding TraB/GumN family protein encodes MKTCARISCFLILAVCSFFDAAAQGNFLLWEITGNGLADTSYLFGTIHIRDKRVFNLGDSTYYAITHTKALYGELNLQDKSEMKQHAPELLMPSGTSLQAMLSAQDYKLVKKYCKKHIGVYALLINKIKPIYISAVVSEDLLKKEEKKPLDLYLQDYAARQGNEIGGIETFQEQLSVIDLLPLQEQADMLVEQIKNIDQEKILMEQMLQFYLNESLDSLEILVQEDTLSQEFNEAILDARNKVMLTRMETQMNREPTFFAVGAAHLAGEKGLVILLRKAGYTVRPVKRK; translated from the coding sequence ATGAAAACCTGCGCCAGAATCTCCTGTTTTTTAATCCTTGCTGTCTGCTCTTTTTTTGATGCAGCCGCACAGGGGAATTTCCTCTTATGGGAAATAACAGGCAACGGATTGGCAGATACGTCATATCTTTTCGGTACCATTCACATACGCGACAAACGCGTGTTCAATCTGGGAGATTCCACCTATTATGCCATTACACATACAAAGGCACTGTATGGCGAACTGAATCTGCAGGATAAATCAGAAATGAAACAACATGCACCGGAATTGCTGATGCCATCCGGTACAAGCCTCCAGGCCATGCTTTCAGCGCAAGACTATAAACTGGTAAAAAAATACTGTAAAAAACATATTGGTGTATATGCCTTGCTGATCAATAAGATCAAACCGATCTATATCTCAGCGGTTGTATCGGAAGATCTGTTAAAAAAAGAAGAGAAGAAACCGCTTGACCTGTATCTGCAGGATTATGCAGCCAGGCAAGGCAATGAGATCGGCGGCATTGAAACTTTTCAGGAACAACTGTCCGTTATTGATCTGCTGCCGTTACAGGAGCAGGCAGATATGCTGGTGGAACAGATTAAAAACATTGATCAGGAAAAAATACTAATGGAACAGATGCTTCAGTTTTATCTCAACGAATCGCTGGATAGCCTGGAAATACTCGTGCAGGAAGATACGCTTTCGCAGGAGTTTAATGAAGCTATTCTGGATGCGCGTAATAAAGTAATGCTCACGCGCATGGAAACACAAATGAACCGTGAGCCAACGTTTTTTGCTGTTGGCGCCGCACACCTGGCCGGTGAAAAGGGGCTGGTGATTTTATTGCGGAAAGCAGGATATACCGTACGACCAGTTAAAAGAAAATAA
- a CDS encoding bifunctional nuclease family protein, whose product MENNVEDTELKQLTIISLTGHEKKKFLQFGKRKPENFLLKLELVEEPYSTIDMIVGRQEASELAIAIEGIDPGRPMPSQLLKSAIELFGYSLSKVVIEKLEKGIFYSTLYLIKDNEIKTLDSRPADAIAQAVRFDCPLYCTNQVLEKLAEPLPS is encoded by the coding sequence ATGGAAAACAACGTTGAGGACACAGAATTAAAACAGCTCACGATTATCAGTTTAACAGGGCATGAAAAAAAGAAATTTCTGCAGTTCGGAAAACGGAAACCAGAAAACTTTTTGCTGAAACTGGAATTAGTAGAGGAACCTTATTCAACCATTGATATGATTGTCGGTCGGCAGGAAGCTTCAGAATTGGCTATCGCTATTGAAGGTATTGATCCGGGCAGACCAATGCCATCGCAATTACTTAAATCTGCTATAGAATTGTTTGGGTATAGCCTGTCGAAAGTTGTTATAGAAAAATTAGAAAAGGGAATTTTTTATTCCACCTTATATCTTATAAAAGACAATGAAATAAAAACACTGGACAGCCGGCCGGCGGATGCAATAGCGCAGGCGGTTCGCTTTGACTGTCCGTTGTATTGTACCAATCAGGTGCTTGAAAAACTAGCTGAACCACTTCCATCATAA
- a CDS encoding SixA phosphatase family protein — translation MGKTLILIRHGKSDWSNNGEKDFDRPLNNRGNMDAPRMGGKLHDMGIMPDLIVSSPSLRTTLTAEYICEQIHYPFEKVDFQEDIYEASVRTLLKVVNELDEKNQTVIIVGHNPGFSYLAEYLSGTVVGNIPTCGIVELTFDLDTWSMVSQNTAKLKNFIYPKMFFGGGGEQVEQE, via the coding sequence ATGGGGAAAACACTTATATTAATACGTCACGGAAAGTCAGATTGGTCGAATAATGGGGAAAAAGATTTTGACCGCCCGTTAAATAACCGCGGGAACATGGATGCGCCTAGGATGGGCGGAAAACTGCATGATATGGGTATTATGCCGGATCTGATCGTTTCCAGTCCGTCACTGCGTACCACATTAACCGCTGAATATATTTGTGAACAGATTCATTATCCGTTTGAAAAAGTAGATTTTCAGGAAGATATCTACGAAGCTTCGGTAAGAACCTTATTAAAGGTAGTGAATGAGCTGGATGAAAAGAATCAGACTGTAATCATTGTAGGGCATAATCCGGGTTTCAGCTATCTGGCTGAATATCTTTCAGGTACTGTAGTAGGAAATATTCCTACCTGCGGTATTGTTGAATTGACATTTGATCTGGATACATGGTCCATGGTTTCGCAGAATACGGCGAAACTCAAAAATTTTATTTATCCAAAAATGTTTTTTGGCGGCGGCGGCGAACAGGTGGAGCAGGAATAA
- the topA gene encoding type I DNA topoisomerase → MPKNLVIVESPAKAKTIEGYLGKDFTVKSSYGHVRDLQKGDKAIDIANNFTPTYEVSPDKKDVVKELKKLAKEAEMVWLATDDDREGEAISWHLKESLDLDDKKTRRIVFREITKNAILNAVQTPRGIDIDLVNAQQARRILDRLVGFEMSPVLWKKIKAGLSAGRVQSVAVRIVVDREREVDQFNATALFKVTAEFKDGTKTIKAELPNRFETEAEAQAFLDKLVGADFFVRDLEKKPAKKSPSAPFTTSTLQQEASRKLSFSVAQTMTVAQRLYEAGKISYMRTDSVNLSDFAIDAARTTITTNYGGEYAFTRKYKSKSENAQEAHEAIRPTDFNVQQASSDRNEQRLYDLIWKRAIASQMADAKLERTVVTIGNNKGPENFIATGEVITFEGFLKVYLESKDEEDEDEEEIEAKTGGTATLPPLTVNQKLGLNQIVAVERYTRPPSRYTEASLVKKLEEMGIGRPSTYAPTISTIQKRGYVIKEDRDGRERKLKQLTLKDNAVKAAVITENTGQEKSKLFPTDLAMITNDFLVEHFPRVTDFNFTAMVEKEFDDIAEGKIKWQSMLKGFYGDFHEQVLKTENIDRSTVNTSRILGTHPETGEQISTRLGRYGPFVQIGEADEEKGIKPKYASLRKGQLIENITLEEALELFKLPRELGAFEDKPMVVAIGRFGPYIRHNSKFVSIPKIDDPMTISAERGIELILAKRVSDAEKLILEFPESEYVKVLKGRWGPYLAIGKNNFKLPKDKEPASLTYAECLAIAGLDHDPTDVDAGLAKAKKGKAAAKKTTTAKKTAVKKAAVKKPAAKKPAAKKAVAKKAAAKKPAAKKASAKKTTAKK, encoded by the coding sequence ATGCCAAAGAATTTAGTCATAGTTGAGTCCCCTGCAAAGGCAAAAACCATTGAAGGGTATCTTGGAAAAGATTTTACTGTTAAGTCGAGTTATGGTCACGTAAGAGACTTACAGAAAGGCGATAAGGCCATCGATATAGCAAATAATTTTACGCCTACGTATGAGGTTTCTCCCGATAAAAAAGATGTCGTAAAGGAATTAAAGAAGCTAGCCAAGGAAGCCGAAATGGTTTGGTTAGCAACCGATGATGACCGCGAAGGAGAAGCTATTTCCTGGCATTTAAAAGAATCGCTGGATCTGGATGATAAAAAAACAAGACGGATTGTATTCCGTGAGATTACAAAAAATGCCATTTTAAATGCCGTACAAACACCACGCGGTATAGATATTGACTTAGTAAATGCACAGCAGGCACGCCGTATCCTTGACCGTCTTGTAGGCTTTGAAATGTCACCTGTGCTCTGGAAGAAAATCAAAGCTGGTTTATCGGCTGGCCGGGTACAATCTGTAGCCGTGCGTATTGTAGTTGACAGAGAGCGTGAAGTGGACCAGTTCAATGCAACTGCTTTATTTAAAGTAACAGCAGAATTCAAAGATGGTACTAAAACGATCAAAGCTGAACTGCCGAACCGTTTTGAAACAGAAGCAGAAGCGCAGGCATTTTTAGATAAACTGGTTGGTGCGGATTTCTTTGTACGTGACTTAGAAAAAAAGCCGGCGAAAAAATCACCTTCTGCCCCATTCACTACCTCTACATTACAGCAGGAAGCATCGCGCAAGCTTAGCTTCTCCGTGGCACAGACCATGACCGTTGCACAGCGTTTGTATGAAGCCGGTAAGATCTCTTATATGAGAACGGATTCGGTAAACCTGTCGGACTTTGCCATTGATGCCGCACGCACTACTATTACAACTAACTATGGTGGGGAATACGCATTCACCAGAAAATATAAGAGTAAATCTGAAAATGCACAGGAGGCGCACGAAGCCATCCGTCCGACGGATTTCAACGTACAGCAGGCAAGTTCAGACCGCAACGAACAACGCTTGTATGATCTGATCTGGAAACGTGCAATTGCTTCTCAGATGGCAGATGCCAAATTAGAACGTACCGTTGTAACAATCGGTAATAATAAAGGACCGGAAAATTTTATTGCAACCGGTGAAGTGATCACCTTTGAAGGTTTCTTAAAAGTATACCTGGAGTCTAAAGACGAAGAGGATGAAGACGAAGAAGAAATCGAAGCAAAAACAGGTGGTACAGCAACTCTTCCTCCATTAACCGTTAATCAGAAATTAGGTCTGAATCAGATCGTGGCGGTAGAACGTTATACACGACCGCCATCCCGATATACAGAAGCAAGCCTTGTTAAGAAGCTTGAAGAAATGGGGATCGGCCGGCCATCTACGTATGCGCCAACGATCTCAACCATTCAGAAAAGAGGATACGTTATTAAAGAAGACCGCGACGGCAGAGAGCGTAAGCTGAAACAACTGACATTAAAAGATAATGCGGTTAAAGCAGCTGTTATCACTGAAAATACCGGACAGGAAAAATCGAAACTGTTTCCGACCGATCTTGCCATGATCACCAATGATTTTCTTGTAGAACATTTTCCGCGTGTTACAGACTTCAATTTTACCGCCATGGTAGAAAAAGAGTTTGATGATATTGCTGAAGGGAAGATCAAATGGCAAAGCATGCTGAAGGGCTTCTATGGCGACTTCCATGAGCAGGTATTAAAGACAGAAAACATTGACCGTTCTACCGTAAATACATCCCGTATACTGGGTACACACCCTGAAACGGGCGAACAGATCAGCACACGGCTGGGTCGGTATGGTCCGTTTGTACAGATTGGTGAAGCCGACGAAGAAAAGGGCATCAAGCCGAAGTACGCGAGTTTACGCAAAGGACAACTGATTGAAAACATTACGCTGGAAGAAGCGCTGGAATTATTTAAACTTCCAAGAGAGCTTGGTGCGTTTGAAGACAAACCAATGGTAGTAGCAATCGGCCGTTTCGGCCCATATATCCGCCACAACAGTAAGTTTGTTTCTATTCCGAAGATTGATGATCCGATGACGATTTCTGCGGAAAGAGGCATTGAACTTATTCTTGCAAAACGTGTATCGGATGCAGAGAAGCTGATTCTTGAGTTCCCGGAAAGTGAATATGTAAAAGTATTAAAAGGCAGATGGGGCCCCTATCTGGCAATTGGTAAAAATAATTTCAAATTACCCAAAGACAAAGAACCTGCAAGTTTAACGTACGCGGAATGCCTTGCCATTGCAGGCTTAGACCACGACCCTACAGATGTGGACGCCGGTTTGGCAAAAGCAAAGAAAGGTAAAGCAGCTGCAAAGAAAACAACTACAGCTAAAAAAACAGCAGTGAAGAAAGCAGCGGTGAAGAAACCGGCAGCTAAAAAACCTGCGGCTAAAAAAGCAGTTGCGAAGAAAGCGGCAGCTAAGAAACCCGCAGCTAAAAAAGCATCGGCTAAAAAAACAACTGCTAAGAAATAA
- a CDS encoding SIR2 family NAD-dependent protein deacylase: MKNVVVLTGAGISAESGINTFRDSGGLWEGHDVMEVASPEGWRKNPELVLEFYNIRRKDALKAQPNEAHLALVELNKHFPVKIITQNVDDLHERAGSTDVLHLHGKLFESRSTANHRLIYPIDGWELKPGDRCTRGSQLRPNIVWFGEAVPLMDDAVKLTAKADVFIVIGTSLQVYPAASLVDYAGPDTEVIVIDPNMPAVKNHPLLTLVAEKASIATPRIVRELIEKYK, from the coding sequence ATGAAGAATGTGGTCGTTTTAACAGGTGCCGGTATCTCTGCTGAGAGCGGTATCAATACGTTCCGCGACAGCGGTGGTTTATGGGAAGGCCATGATGTGATGGAAGTAGCCTCGCCGGAAGGCTGGAGAAAGAATCCGGAGCTGGTGCTGGAGTTCTATAACATACGCAGAAAAGATGCGCTGAAAGCACAGCCCAATGAAGCCCACCTTGCTTTGGTAGAATTGAATAAACATTTCCCTGTAAAAATCATTACACAAAATGTAGATGACCTGCACGAACGCGCGGGTTCTACAGATGTATTGCACCTGCACGGTAAATTGTTTGAAAGCAGAAGTACAGCCAATCACCGGCTAATCTACCCGATCGACGGCTGGGAATTAAAACCCGGCGATAGATGTACAAGAGGTTCCCAGCTCCGACCCAACATTGTGTGGTTTGGTGAAGCCGTTCCGTTAATGGACGATGCAGTAAAGCTTACCGCTAAGGCAGATGTGTTTATTGTGATCGGCACATCGTTACAGGTATATCCTGCAGCAAGTCTGGTTGATTATGCAGGTCCGGATACGGAAGTAATTGTCATTGATCCGAACATGCCGGCAGTAAAAAATCATCCTTTGTTAACATTAGTTGCAGAAAAAGCAAGCATTGCCACACCGCGTATTGTACGTGAATTGATAGAAAAGTACAAATAA
- a CDS encoding cold-shock protein — MNNGTVKFFNNSKGFGFIIEKESGKEYFVHVSGLVDEIRENDEVTFELEKGKKGLNAVNVKLV; from the coding sequence ATGAATAACGGAACAGTTAAATTCTTTAATAACTCAAAAGGTTTTGGGTTTATTATCGAAAAAGAATCAGGAAAAGAATATTTTGTACACGTTTCAGGTCTTGTTGACGAGATCAGAGAAAATGACGAAGTTACTTTCGAACTTGAAAAAGGAAAAAAAGGACTAAATGCAGTAAATGTTAAACTAGTTTAG